One Deltaproteobacteria bacterium DNA segment encodes these proteins:
- the corA gene encoding magnesium/cobalt transporter CorA — protein sequence MDRVRRKIVDQIGRLTHHKAVVGAPPGTLNETPEARRPTIRVITYGPETIEEKELTSVAELKGLQGSAPVVWVDVDGVDHVETIRALGEHFDLHPLALEDVMNVHQRPKIEDYDDQIYAVVRMPVGQGSVQLEQVSLFFGKGWVLTLQERPGDCFDPVRTRLRHGRGRIRNAGADYLAYAVLDTIIDSYFPVVEDFDEKLERLEDRIHAGAGPTAAAELHEYRQGLHALRRQLYPTREALGFLARTEEVEIEEATRVFLRDCQDHAARLLDAVDSSRDLCAGLMDIYLSANDHRMNEVMKVLTIIATLFMPLGFIAGLYGMNFDAQSSPWNMPELSWRYGYPYALGIMAITSLLLLAFFWRRGWLGRRD from the coding sequence ATGGACCGCGTACGAAGGAAGATCGTCGATCAGATCGGCCGGCTGACCCACCACAAGGCGGTGGTGGGAGCCCCCCCGGGCACCCTCAACGAGACCCCCGAGGCGCGGCGGCCGACGATCCGGGTGATCACCTACGGGCCCGAGACGATCGAGGAGAAGGAGCTCACCTCGGTCGCCGAGCTGAAGGGCCTCCAGGGCAGCGCGCCGGTGGTCTGGGTCGACGTCGACGGGGTGGACCACGTCGAGACCATCCGGGCCCTGGGGGAGCACTTCGACCTGCACCCCCTGGCGCTGGAGGACGTGATGAACGTCCACCAGCGGCCCAAGATCGAGGACTACGACGATCAGATCTACGCCGTGGTGCGGATGCCCGTGGGCCAGGGCTCGGTGCAGCTCGAGCAGGTGAGCCTCTTCTTCGGCAAGGGCTGGGTCCTCACCCTGCAGGAGCGCCCCGGCGACTGCTTCGATCCGGTCCGCACCCGCCTGCGCCACGGCCGCGGGCGCATCCGCAACGCGGGGGCCGACTACCTGGCCTACGCCGTCCTCGACACGATCATCGACAGCTACTTCCCGGTGGTCGAGGACTTCGACGAGAAGCTCGAGCGGCTCGAGGACCGCATCCACGCGGGGGCCGGGCCCACGGCCGCCGCCGAGCTCCACGAGTACCGGCAGGGCCTGCACGCCCTGCGCCGCCAGCTCTACCCCACCCGCGAGGCCCTCGGCTTCCTCGCCCGGACCGAGGAGGTCGAGATCGAGGAGGCGACCCGCGTCTTCCTGCGGGACTGCCAGGACCACGCCGCCCGTCTGCTGGACGCCGTCGACTCCAGCCGCGATCTCTGCGCCGGCCTGATGGACATCTACCTCTCGGCGAACGATCACCGGATGAACGAGGTGATGAAGGTCCTCACCATCATCGCCACCCTCTTCATGCCCCTGGGCTTCATCGCCGGCCTCTACGGCATGAACTTCGACGCCCAGAGCTCACCCTGGAACATGCCCGAGCTCTCCTGGCGCTACGGCTACCCCTACGCCCTCGGGATCATGGCCATCACCTCGCTGCTCCTGCTCGCCTTCTTCTGGCGCAGGGGCTGGCTGGGGAGACGGGACTAG
- the phoU gene encoding phosphate signaling complex protein PhoU gives MPGRSHTDREYEAKLGELREALLKMAGSVETMIDESIEALVERDADKARKVIRDDGPVNRQEMEIDELCLLVLARWQPMASDLRFMALALKMVTDLERIGDLAVNIAERAEDLAGKPPPPQPYIDIPRMAELARGMVHDAIDAFVEKDPEKARAVLGRDDEVDHLYEKVFKDILDIMRSRPDWMHEGIHIQSIAKWLERVGDHATNLAEEVIFCLLGRDVRHSGHLPDKR, from the coding sequence ATGCCTGGGAGAAGTCACACCGATCGAGAGTACGAGGCGAAGCTGGGCGAGCTGCGCGAGGCCCTCCTGAAGATGGCCGGCAGCGTCGAGACGATGATCGACGAGAGCATCGAGGCGCTCGTCGAGCGCGACGCGGACAAGGCCCGGAAGGTCATCCGCGACGACGGCCCGGTGAACCGGCAGGAGATGGAGATCGACGAGCTCTGCCTGCTCGTCCTCGCCCGCTGGCAGCCGATGGCCTCGGACCTGCGCTTCATGGCGCTGGCCCTGAAGATGGTGACCGACCTGGAGCGGATCGGTGACCTGGCCGTGAACATCGCCGAGCGGGCCGAGGACCTGGCGGGCAAGCCGCCGCCTCCCCAGCCCTACATCGACATCCCCCGGATGGCCGAGCTGGCCCGGGGGATGGTCCACGACGCCATCGACGCCTTCGTCGAGAAGGACCCGGAGAAGGCCCGGGCGGTCCTCGGGCGGGACGACGAGGTGGACCACCTCTACGAGAAGGTCTTCAAGGACATCCTGGACATCATGCGGAGCAGGCCCGACTGGATGCACGAGGGGATCCACATCCAGTCCATCGCCAAGTGGCTCGAGCGGGTGGGGGACCACGCCACCAACCTCGCCGAGGAGGTCATCTTCTGTCTCCTCGGGCGGGACGTCCGCCACAGCGGCCACCTCCCCGACAAGCGCTGA
- a CDS encoding xanthine dehydrogenase family protein molybdopterin-binding subunit, which translates to MSKTRETPPTPELIGESIPRLDYREKVSGRTIYTDDLKFPGMLYGALLRSPFAHARIKSIDVTRALALPGVKDVITGADTPQVKFGNWRLFPETQDELPLAVDKVRFVGDEVAAVCAIDRETAERAVKLIDVEYEELPAVFTVEDSLAEGHPVIHEETPTNVSIDRTIEHGDVEAELARADYVREDTFRLHAVSHGYLEPCSSIALPDEGGRVTLYTSTQTPYIVQCLLASTLQLPENHVRVIKTNVGGGFGGKMELRKWDFAAAFMALRTGRPVKFTLERSEELAFGRRRHPMVITSKIGFTKDGLITGRIFDVLLDGGAYNAMGPTASFLCGNFGGMLYRFPAYRYIGRHVYTNKTPASAMRGFGAPQALFAGETQMNLVAEELGIDPIELRLKNAVEPGHVIPGVAKIESCGFKESLERVREMSGWEEKRAAKKPGRGLGIGCYSFISGGVFNWFNTKYNFASAEVRLFEDGTAHLLTMACDIGQGADTVLRQILAAELGISIEKIRLTAADTAITPKADLGTWGSRVTLMVGNAVLDAARKIKEMIIPVVFSEYDLNQIHDVGFAGDRVFVKAKPKQGMPLAEAAYKALRGRRGEPLTAFGGYTPRNVGLITPAFSFGAQVAEVEVDAETGLTEVKQMWTAHDCGTPINQMAVEGQLEGSIHMGLGYALCEELVDREGHTLNASFLDYKMPAAMDMPPSDSEEILTWEPSGPFGAKEAGEGLVSPTAPAIAEAVHQAVGVRITDLPITPIKILERLAGEDA; encoded by the coding sequence ATGAGCAAGACCAGGGAAACCCCCCCGACGCCAGAGCTTATTGGCGAGTCCATCCCCCGCCTCGACTACCGGGAGAAGGTCAGCGGCCGCACGATCTACACCGACGACCTGAAGTTCCCCGGGATGCTCTACGGGGCGCTCTTGCGCTCGCCCTTCGCCCACGCGCGGATCAAGTCCATCGACGTCACCCGCGCCCTCGCCTTGCCGGGGGTGAAGGACGTCATCACCGGCGCGGACACCCCGCAGGTGAAGTTCGGCAACTGGCGGCTCTTCCCCGAGACCCAGGACGAGCTGCCCCTGGCGGTGGACAAGGTCCGCTTCGTCGGCGACGAGGTCGCGGCGGTCTGCGCCATCGATCGTGAGACGGCCGAGCGGGCGGTGAAGCTCATCGACGTCGAGTACGAGGAGCTGCCGGCGGTCTTCACCGTCGAGGACTCCCTCGCCGAGGGGCACCCCGTGATCCACGAGGAGACGCCCACCAACGTCAGCATCGACCGCACCATCGAGCACGGCGACGTCGAGGCCGAGCTGGCGCGGGCGGACTACGTGCGGGAGGACACCTTCCGGCTGCACGCGGTGAGCCACGGCTACCTCGAGCCCTGCTCCTCGATCGCGCTGCCCGACGAGGGCGGCCGGGTGACCCTCTACACGAGCACCCAGACCCCGTACATCGTGCAGTGCCTCCTCGCGAGCACCCTGCAGCTGCCCGAGAACCACGTCCGGGTCATCAAGACCAACGTCGGCGGCGGCTTCGGCGGCAAGATGGAGCTGCGCAAGTGGGACTTCGCGGCGGCCTTCATGGCGCTGCGCACCGGGCGGCCGGTGAAGTTCACCCTCGAGCGCAGCGAGGAGCTCGCCTTCGGGCGGCGGCGCCACCCGATGGTGATCACCTCGAAGATCGGCTTCACGAAGGACGGCCTGATCACCGGCCGGATCTTCGACGTGCTGCTCGACGGCGGCGCCTACAACGCCATGGGGCCCACCGCCTCCTTCCTGTGCGGCAACTTCGGCGGGATGCTCTACCGCTTCCCGGCCTACCGCTACATCGGGCGGCACGTGTACACGAACAAGACCCCGGCCAGCGCGATGCGCGGCTTCGGGGCCCCCCAGGCGCTCTTCGCCGGCGAGACCCAGATGAACCTCGTCGCCGAGGAGCTGGGGATCGACCCGATCGAGCTGCGCCTGAAGAACGCCGTCGAGCCGGGGCACGTCATCCCGGGCGTGGCCAAGATCGAGAGCTGCGGCTTCAAGGAGAGCCTCGAGCGGGTGCGGGAGATGTCGGGCTGGGAGGAGAAGCGCGCCGCGAAGAAGCCGGGCCGGGGCCTGGGCATCGGCTGCTACTCCTTCATCAGCGGCGGCGTCTTCAACTGGTTCAACACCAAGTACAACTTCGCCTCGGCCGAGGTGCGCCTCTTCGAGGACGGCACCGCCCACCTCCTGACGATGGCCTGCGACATCGGCCAGGGCGCCGACACGGTGCTGCGGCAGATCCTCGCGGCCGAGCTGGGCATCTCCATCGAGAAGATCCGCCTCACCGCCGCCGACACGGCGATCACCCCCAAGGCGGACCTGGGCACCTGGGGCTCCCGCGTCACCCTGATGGTGGGCAACGCGGTGCTGGATGCGGCGCGGAAGATCAAGGAGATGATCATCCCGGTCGTCTTCTCGGAGTACGACCTCAACCAGATCCACGACGTGGGCTTCGCCGGCGACCGGGTCTTCGTGAAGGCCAAGCCCAAGCAGGGGATGCCACTGGCCGAGGCCGCCTACAAGGCCCTGCGCGGGCGCCGGGGCGAGCCGCTGACCGCCTTCGGCGGCTACACGCCGCGCAACGTCGGGCTGATCACGCCGGCCTTCTCCTTCGGGGCGCAGGTCGCGGAGGTCGAGGTCGACGCCGAGACGGGGCTGACCGAGGTGAAGCAGATGTGGACCGCCCACGACTGCGGCACGCCCATCAACCAGATGGCCGTCGAGGGGCAGCTCGAGGGCTCGATCCACATGGGGTTGGGCTATGCGCTCTGCGAGGAGCTGGTCGACCGCGAGGGCCACACCCTCAACGCGAGCTTCCTCGACTACAAGATGCCCGCGGCGATGGACATGCCGCCCAGCGACTCGGAGGAGATCCTCACCTGGGAGCCCTCCGGGCCCTTCGGCGCCAAGGAGGCGGGCGAGGGCCTGGTGAGCCCCACCGCGCCGGCCATCGCCGAGGCCGTCCACCAGGCGGTGGGCGTGCGGATCACCGACCTGCCCATCACCCCGATCAAGATCCTCGAGCGGCTCGCGGGCGAGGACGCATGA
- a CDS encoding mechanosensitive ion channel family protein: protein MEIETLLQDSGFLRNLLATGIVLLLVVILRVIALRFVRRVHWPSNQMQLRWMVQVRWASLLLLFLGLTVVWASELRTFAISVAAIAAAIVIATKELILCFSGALLRASAGSYTVGDRVAIGGIRGDVIDIGALTTTLLEVGPWHRRTGRALILPNALLLSQTVTNETFTHAFVLHIISVPVGKGEPWEAAEARLLEVAREVCAPYLDEARRDMQQTAREHGLESFLVDPNASLQVLKEGEYALNLRVPARAQETGQIEQQILRRFFAGAVSAED, encoded by the coding sequence ATGGAGATCGAGACCCTGCTCCAGGACAGCGGCTTCCTGCGCAACCTGCTGGCCACCGGCATCGTGCTCTTGCTGGTGGTCATCCTGCGGGTGATCGCCCTTCGCTTCGTGAGGCGCGTGCACTGGCCGAGCAACCAGATGCAGCTGCGCTGGATGGTGCAGGTGCGCTGGGCCTCGCTCTTGCTCCTCTTCCTGGGGCTGACCGTCGTCTGGGCCTCCGAGCTACGCACCTTCGCGATCTCGGTGGCGGCCATCGCCGCGGCCATCGTGATCGCCACCAAGGAGCTGATCCTCTGCTTCAGCGGGGCGCTCCTGCGCGCCAGCGCGGGCAGCTACACCGTGGGCGATCGGGTCGCCATCGGCGGGATCCGGGGGGACGTCATCGACATCGGCGCGCTGACCACCACCCTCCTGGAGGTCGGTCCCTGGCACCGCCGCACGGGCCGGGCGCTGATCCTCCCCAACGCGCTCCTCCTCTCCCAGACCGTCACCAACGAGACCTTCACTCACGCCTTCGTGCTGCACATCATCTCGGTCCCGGTGGGCAAGGGAGAGCCCTGGGAGGCCGCCGAGGCGCGCCTGCTCGAGGTCGCCCGGGAGGTCTGCGCCCCCTACCTCGACGAGGCCCGGCGGGACATGCAGCAGACCGCCCGTGAGCACGGCCTGGAGTCCTTCCTGGTGGATCCCAACGCCTCCCTCCAGGTCCTCAAGGAGGGCGAGTACGCCCTGAACCTGCGGGTGCCGGCCCGGGCCCAGGAGACGGGCCAGATCGAGCAACAGATCCTGCGCCGCTTCTTCGCCGGCGCCGTCTCCGCCGAGGACTAG
- a CDS encoding SDR family oxidoreductase — protein MSDFSFSSTAEEVTEGLDLSGKTVLVTGCNSGIGQETARVLGLRGAHVIGLARTEARAREALEGAGVAGTPIACELSEPSSVREAAAAVRALDRPIDALICNAGIMALPERTVKHGLELQFLTNHLGHFILVRALEDRLAADGRVVVVSSGAHFMAPEVGIELDDLSMAATYSAWPAYGQSKLANVLFARSLARRFEGSAKVACSLHPGVIRTNLGRNNPGETEAFFTTMDPAKVKSIPQGAATQCLLAVNPLGAGASGQYWSDCQPAKTSASAQDDALAEALWEKSEALAESLR, from the coding sequence ATGAGCGACTTCTCGTTTTCTTCGACCGCCGAGGAGGTCACCGAGGGCCTCGATCTCTCGGGCAAGACCGTCCTCGTCACCGGCTGCAACTCGGGGATCGGCCAGGAGACCGCCCGGGTGCTCGGGCTGCGGGGCGCCCACGTCATCGGGCTCGCCCGCACCGAGGCCCGGGCCCGGGAGGCGCTCGAGGGCGCCGGCGTGGCGGGCACCCCCATCGCCTGCGAGCTCTCCGAGCCGAGCTCGGTCCGGGAGGCGGCGGCCGCGGTGAGGGCGCTGGACCGACCGATCGACGCCCTGATCTGCAACGCCGGGATCATGGCCCTGCCCGAGCGAACGGTGAAGCACGGCCTCGAGCTGCAGTTCCTCACCAACCACCTCGGTCACTTCATCCTGGTCCGGGCCCTGGAGGACCGCCTCGCCGCCGATGGCCGGGTGGTGGTGGTCAGCAGCGGCGCCCACTTCATGGCGCCGGAGGTGGGGATCGAGCTCGACGATCTCTCGATGGCCGCGACCTACTCGGCCTGGCCCGCCTACGGTCAGTCCAAGCTCGCCAACGTCCTCTTCGCCCGCAGCCTCGCCCGCCGCTTCGAGGGCAGCGCGAAGGTCGCCTGCTCGCTCCACCCCGGGGTCATCCGCACCAACCTCGGCCGCAACAACCCCGGCGAGACCGAGGCCTTCTTCACCACCATGGATCCGGCGAAGGTGAAGAGCATCCCCCAGGGTGCGGCGACCCAGTGCCTCCTCGCGGTGAACCCGCTCGGGGCGGGCGCCTCCGGCCAGTACTGGTCCGACTGCCAGCCGGCGAAGACCTCCGCTTCGGCCCAGGACGACGCCCTGGCCGAGGCCCTCTGGGAGAAGAGCGAGGCCCTCGCCGAATCCCTCCGCTAG
- a CDS encoding cation:proton antiporter, with protein MHLDPYLPKVVGAALLVLVLGMILRRLRQPHVIVYLLAGVLLGEHGLEIFAEPAVAARLGDFGVVLLLFFFGMEVSLPRLVANWKVAIGGTLLQILASVGLVLALGAFLDWPLGRSVLLGFVISLSSTAVVISILRSRGQLASQAGHDALGILLVQDMAVVPMLLVIGLLSTGAEDLTTVGLQVVGGVGIITVVALILRRGQISLPFASRLRDDHELQVFGAFVLCFGFATLTALFQLSTALGAFVAGIVVASARETEWVHRSLEPLRVLLVAVFFVSVGMMIDLGFVLEHLAKLLAQVGEFSFVLAEVGGRSGLISDFGRNLAVGIIALSLLVSPAWIAVVSRLVRIGKERGWSPSDLLGPGPEEAP; from the coding sequence GTGCACCTGGACCCCTACCTGCCGAAGGTCGTCGGGGCGGCCCTGCTGGTGCTCGTCCTCGGCATGATCCTGCGGCGCCTGCGTCAGCCGCACGTCATCGTCTACCTGCTGGCCGGTGTCCTCCTGGGCGAGCACGGCCTGGAGATCTTCGCCGAGCCCGCGGTGGCCGCCCGGCTCGGGGACTTCGGGGTCGTCCTCCTCCTCTTCTTCTTCGGGATGGAGGTCTCCCTCCCCCGCCTGGTCGCCAACTGGAAGGTCGCGATCGGGGGCACCCTCCTGCAGATCCTCGCCAGCGTCGGGCTGGTGCTCGCCCTCGGCGCCTTCCTCGACTGGCCCCTCGGGCGCTCCGTGCTCCTCGGCTTCGTCATCTCCCTCTCGAGCACCGCGGTGGTGATCTCGATCCTCCGTAGCCGGGGGCAGCTCGCCTCCCAGGCCGGCCACGACGCCCTGGGCATCCTCCTGGTCCAGGACATGGCCGTGGTGCCGATGCTCCTGGTGATCGGCCTGCTCTCCACCGGCGCCGAGGATCTCACCACCGTCGGGCTCCAGGTGGTGGGGGGCGTCGGGATCATCACCGTGGTCGCGCTCATCCTGCGCCGCGGACAGATCTCCCTGCCCTTCGCCAGCCGCCTGCGCGACGATCACGAGCTGCAGGTCTTCGGGGCCTTCGTGCTCTGCTTCGGCTTCGCCACCCTCACCGCCCTCTTCCAGCTCTCCACCGCCCTGGGCGCCTTCGTCGCCGGGATCGTCGTCGCCTCCGCCCGGGAGACCGAGTGGGTGCACCGCAGCCTCGAGCCCCTGCGGGTGCTCCTGGTGGCGGTCTTCTTCGTCTCGGTGGGGATGATGATCGACCTGGGCTTCGTGCTCGAGCACCTGGCCAAGCTGCTGGCCCAGGTCGGGGAGTTCTCCTTCGTCCTGGCCGAGGTCGGCGGGCGCTCGGGGCTCATCAGCGACTTCGGCCGCAACCTCGCGGTGGGCATCATCGCCCTCTCGCTCCTCGTCAGCCCCGCCTGGATCGCGGTCGTCAGCCGGCTGGTCCGGATCGGCAAGGAGCGGGGCTGGTCACCGAGCGATCTCCTCGGCCCGGGGCCGGAGGAGGCGCCCTAG